A window of Candidatus Obscuribacterales bacterium contains these coding sequences:
- a CDS encoding AtpZ/AtpI family protein, with amino-acid sequence MPPDPPTRKRSRTLPDQIATKVTRKLLAQRHNHSVWYGFGMFGLVGWSVTIPALLGIALGIWIDRHVSSPYSWTLMGLVFGVAIGCMNAWYWIQKESQDD; translated from the coding sequence ATGCCTCCTGATCCTCCCACTCGCAAACGTTCACGCACCTTACCCGATCAGATTGCCACAAAAGTCACGCGTAAGCTGCTAGCCCAGCGTCACAACCACAGCGTTTGGTATGGGTTCGGCATGTTTGGCCTGGTGGGTTGGTCGGTCACCATTCCTGCCCTGTTGGGCATTGCCCTCGGCATCTGGATCGATCGCCATGTGAGCAGTCCCTATTCATGGACGCTAATGGGTTTGGTGTTTGGAGTTGCTATCGGCTGCATGAATGCTTGGTATTGGATTCAAAAGGAGAGTCAAGATGATTAA
- a CDS encoding F0F1 ATP synthase subunit epsilon, producing MHLKVTLPTKILVDQPVIKVIAEAENGAFCLLPHHIDYVTALAPGILLFDSPDGQTHVLAVDSGLLVKQGDGVLVATRHAIQGQDLQSLRELVDHQFRILDDQERQTRSSLAKLEASMARLFLNLS from the coding sequence ATGCATCTCAAAGTCACCCTACCCACCAAAATCTTGGTTGACCAACCGGTCATCAAGGTGATTGCTGAGGCTGAAAACGGTGCCTTTTGCCTGCTGCCCCACCATATCGACTACGTGACGGCCCTGGCTCCGGGGATCTTGCTGTTTGACAGCCCCGATGGTCAGACCCATGTGCTGGCGGTGGATTCTGGGCTGTTGGTCAAGCAAGGGGACGGGGTATTGGTGGCCACCCGCCATGCCATCCAAGGTCAGGATTTACAAAGCCTACGGGAGCTAGTCGATCACCAGTTTCGCATCCTCGATGACCAAGAACGCCAGACTCGCTCGTCCCTAGCCAAACTAGAAGCCTCCATGGCCCGCCTATTTCTCAACCTATCCTAG